Within Chitinivibrionales bacterium, the genomic segment TCGACTTCATGAAAAATGAAACCTATGAGGATTGCTTTTCAAAGCGCTCCTTCAAATCAAAGACCGACCCTTACAGTTCGGGCCTTCCTTATGTAGGTGTCGAAATAACCGACTCGATTGGTGTCAGCAAACCCGGTGTCGATATGTGTTGCTGGTCTCTCAGCATGATATATACCTGTGGCGTCGAGCAACCGGGAACGGCATTTTACCCAATCAAAGAAAATGGTACGATACTCAGCTATTTCAACCCGATTCCGAAAGAAAGCGCCGAAGTTATCGGCAATTATGCACGCTTTCGCATTGATGCTGACGGCATCTATAAGTTTGCACTCAAACCTGAAGACATGGTTTTCGAGAACAAAACCAAAGCGGTGTATGTGTCTCCCTACCCGGATTCAGATCAATGGTTTTGTATTATAAAGCGATCTGATGATATGCCTCGAAATCAGGAAGAGTGTATAGACCCTCCCAAGAACAATCCTGAAGGTCCTCGAGGGGCAACACAATCGTATAACAACGGCCCCGGATTTGGCGATGAGCTACTTCCCTTCGGAGAAATTGAGCTTCAACTCAACAAAGGTGTGACACAAGGAGACCAGACGATCAGTACCGGATCGCATGAACTTCTCTGCTACTGCGGCGACAAGGCAAAAATAATTGCGCTGGCACAAAAAGCATTGAATGTTTCATCCGAGCTTCAGCTCTATTGACCATTAGCCCTCCAACACTCATTGGAGTGTTGGATGCATACTGAGGAAGAATGATACACTGAAGAATGCGGGGACAGAAGTTCTTTTAGGATAATAGGGACGCAATCCCTTTATCAAAAGGTGGACAGATAACCCCTTTTTCGGTGATTATTGCAGTTATCAGCGAGAATGGTGTAACATCAAAGGCTGGATTGTACACAGGTACGTTTTCGGGTACAGTTCTCTTTCCAAAACCATTGGTTATTTCTACAGGCTCCCGCTCTTCAATCGGTATCTCTTTACCGGTTTTCATTGACAAATCAAAGGTCGATGAAGGTGCGGCTACATAGAACGGAACATTATGGGCACGGGCAACTAATGCCAGAGGATATGTTCCAATTTTATTGGCGGTATCTCCGTTTGCAGCGATACGGTCTGCACCGACAACAACAGCATCAATTTTGCCCGAGGCCATTACCGATGCCGCCATATTGTCACAAATCACAGTAACTGGAATACCGGCCTCTCTAAGCTCAAAGGCGGTTATCCGGGCCCCCTGAAGAAGTGGTCTTGTTTCGTCGGCATATACCAGGAAGCGTTTACCTTTTTCAGCGCCAATATAGATGGGTGCCAGAGCGGTTCCGTATTCCGATGTGGCAAGACCACCTGCATTACAATGGGTGAGAATGGAGGCGTAGTCTTTTATAACACCAAACCCATGCTCTCCGATCATTCTGCAGCTTCTTTTGTCCTCATCAAGAATTAAATGAGCTTCCTGAAGCAGCGCCTGTTTAATTTCGAGTATGGAAGAACTATCGGCCATTGCTTTTGCTTTTTTGCTCATTCGTTCCAAAGCCCAAAATAAATTAACTGCAGTTGGACGGGCCGAATCGAGGTATCGAACATTTTTTTCTAGATAGGTAATAAAATTCGACAGCGATCTGTCTTCAGGAAAATCGGCCATCCCCAGATAGAGACCATATGCGCCTGCAATCCCGATTGCAGGTGCACCACGTACTTTTAATGTTTTAATTGCATCGTAGATACCGGTGATGTTATCGATGGTACAAAAAGAGAGTTCGTTGGGAAGAAGTGTCTGATCGACGATACGAACCGCACTATCACTCCATTCAATTGTCTTTAATCGGGGCATGTGAAATTACGCGCTTTCCTGTTCGGCTTCCTGTTTAGTTTTTTCAACGATTTTTTTCGTTAAGTCGGGCGGTACAGGCTCATAATGTGAAAATGTTTTAGAATAAAAGCCTCTCCCCTGGGTAAGCGAACGCATTGTTTGTGAATAGGTTGCGATCTCAGACACAGGTACTTTCGCATGAATAGTCTGGTACTTTCCCTTCGGCTCCATCCCGCTGATTTTTCCCCGCCGGGAAGAAAGGTCTCCCATTATATCACCGGTGTAATCATCCGGTACGGTAACCTCCAGATCAACAATAGGCTCGAGGAGGATTGGTGAGGCCATCTCAAATGCCTTCTTAAATACCTCTCTGCCGGCAATCTGAAAGGCGATATCTTTGGAATCAACCGGATGAGTTTTTCCGTCGACGAGCGCGACCTTAATATCGACAATCGGATATCCGGCGATAATGCCTTCAACTATTTTGGAGCGGACACCTTTATCAACACTTGGCCTCAATGGTTGATCAATAACACCACCGACAATTTTATCTTCAAATTCATATCCGGCGCCCCGCTCCATCGGTTCCAAATCGATAAAGACTCTTGCGTACTGACCTGCGCCCCCGGTCTGTTTTTTATGCGTATATTCAACATATTTGACCGGTTTGGTAATCGTTTCGCGGTAGGATATTTTTGGTTGTTCTCTATCTACCGATACCTTGAACCGCCGTTGAAGATTTTCCAGAATGATCTGGATGTGAACATCACCCATCCCGGAAAGGATAGATTGATGGATATCCGGATGGAATTCGTAGGTAAAAGTGGCGTCTTCTTCCTGAAGTTTGTTGAGTCCTACACCAATTTTTTCTTCATCACCCTTGGATTTAGGGCTGATTGCAATGCTGACAAGCGGCTCGGGAAATTCTGTGGGAGGATAGTACATAGTCGATCCCTTGGCGACCAGCGTATCGTTTGTATGGGTATCCTTGAGTTTTAAGACACCGCCGATGTCCCCGAATCCGATTTCGGAAGCCTCAATTTTTTCTTTGCCTTTCATAATGTACAGCGCCCCAGGACGCTCGGCGCCTCCTCTCCGGGGATTCGCCAGATCCTGTCCGGTTGCAGCTTTGCCACTAAAAACACGGAAAATATTGAGTTCACCAACATGCTCTTCCGAAATTGTTTTAAAAACAAAAGCAACAGTCGGCTCTGAAGGACCGCAGTTGGTTTTGGAGGTCTCCTGCCCGTCGGTCAACTCTATCTCTTTGCGGACTTCCGGAGAGGGAGACAGATTTACAATCGTATCAAGCAGGACATCGGCGCCCATGTTTCCGGTTGCGCATACGGAAAGAAGAGGATAAATAAAATTGTTGGCAACACCTTTTGCCAATCCTTGTTTCATCTCATCATCCGAAAGCTCCCCTTTTTCAAAGTAGCTGTTCATGAGTGATTCATCACTTTCGGCAATCGATTCCATAAGAGCCGAACGCATTTTATCGACTTTTTCACTCATATCGGCGGGGATATCGATCTTTTTCCCCGCTCCATTTCCCTCAGAAGTGTATTCGTAGGCCTGACGGGTAATAAGATTAACAACTCCCTTAAACTCCGGCCCCGAACCAATGGGAATGCTCAAAGGAGCGACGGAGGTCCCGAAATTTTCTTTAAGCTGATTTACAATTTTATTGAAATCGACATTTTCTCTGTCGAGGCCGTTGATAACAAAAAAACGTGGTAGATTATTATCTTCAATGAAGCGAGACATAATTTCGGTACCGACTTGAATACCATCAACAGCATCAATCAAAACCAATGCTGTTTCTACAACCCGTAAAGCAGCCTTCGCATCCCCCTGTAAATCGAGAAATCCGGGGGTATCGATCATGTTTATCTTTGTATCTTTCCACTCACAAAAACCAAGCACCGCCGAAATAGTCATTTTCCGTTCTTTTTCGTCGGGCCGTGTATCAAATATGCTTGTGCCGTTGTCCACTTTCCCGAGCTTGTGAGTCGCTTTAGCGGTATGGCTCATCGCTTCCATCAGTGAAGTTTTCCCTACGCCACCATGAGAAACCAAACACACATTGCGAATCGATTTGGCGTCGTATACCTTCATTACACCTCCCTTGTGACGTGAGTACCTGATATAGTTTTACTTTTTAAGAGTTTCGGCCAAGAAACTCAAAAGCTTTCTTTCGGCATTATGCCTATTCCATAATTCGTTCATTTCTTGCTTAAGTGCCGATAGAAAACTGTAGCTGTCTGCTGCAACCGAAGCTGCACAGCACATCAGAACATAATAATATATAAGCTTGTAAAATATACGATGTACGGGTTTGTATTCAAATTAAAAGACAGCGTTTTTCCCGGCATTTGCTACAGGAAATGGAGAATCAGGAAAAATAAGACTACCATGAAATAAAGTGAACGGAAATGAAATTTCCGCAAGTCATTATAACAGCAGCCGGTTTACAAATAGCCCCCGACTTTTCGGTATGCCGATGTTTTAAGCTCCTTCTTGAATTCATCGCCTAATTCTTTAAACATTTTTTCGAGCCCATCAAACATTGTGGCTTCCGCCCCCTGTTTCATCGACGCTTTTACTTTCAGGGTGAAATCTATCTCATTGGTATGGGTACCATCAAAAAAGTGTACTTCCATTTGTGCGATCACATCTTTTTTCGCCACTCCCTGCTGCATTTCATAGGACAGCAGCATCGGCGTTATCACCAGCGATTCACACTCGTCGGCCTGATCCATTTCCTCGCGTGTTACCATCGTAACATGACTGCCGAAAGCCTGATTTACAGCATTCAGAATATAAGTGTTAAGCACCAATTCCTGATATCCATCTGTTTGTATTTTTGAGATATCATCGTCAATTTTCATCCGTTCAACATAGGCTCTTTTGTTACATTGAACCGGTCCAGCTGCAAAAGTCCCCTCGATAGCATCAAGTTTTTTCTCGAGTTTTTTTGTAACGTTTTTTACCGCCCGTTCAACCTGAGCAGAGAGTGCTGTCTCACCAAGCTGCGGCTTCCCCGTCCCTTTTATCAGTACCGAAAAATCGTACGTCTCATTATCAGGATCGGAGTAAAAGAAAAATTCGATTTCCGTCACTCCCCGAGTGATAAATCCTTTTTTCTTCTTTTGAAAGTAATTCATTTTCGGTATAACGACAAGAGCATCACAATTCTTGACAAAGTCGACCTGGTCTTTTTTGACAAGGGTCACTTCGCGTTTGAATCTTTTTTCGAGCATCCCGATCAAAGCTGTATGAATACGTCCCTTCTCAAAGGGGCTGGGGTTGAAACCTACAGTCTTTTCATTGAGTTCCAGTGTCTGAAGAATAAGATTGTTGTTACACTTAATACCCTGAACCGATTCTGCTAATTTGGCAGCCCTTTCCTGCTCTTCTTTTCTTTTTTGAGCCTCCAGTTCGGCTTTTCGCTGGCGTTCTTTCTCTTTTTCGGCGTCCTCTTTTTTCTTCTGTGCCTCTTTTTCCTCGTCGGTCAGTTTCTCCCGATACTGCTCCCGCTCCTTTTCTCTTTTACGAGCCTCTTCTTCGGCAGCTTTATAAGCATCGGGATCGATTTTCTTTTTTGCATAACTCGAAAGACTACTACTGAGACAGATACACCCGATCAAACAGACGATAATGTTTCGATTCACGATCAGCTCTCCTTTCAATCGCTTAAATAACAATTGCTCTGGAGCAAAATTGTCTTTGCTTAAAATATACCGCTTCGATAATTTTAATTAAAGCGGTTCAATAATTAATTTCATTAAACTATAAGGCATTATTGATAATTCATTATTCCTTATGAATCCCCCCCTTAAACAAATATATATATTTTCACCTCTTTTGAATATATTATTTCCCTTTGGCTTTCTGAATCCTTGCCCATACATCTCGAAGCGTAACGGTTCGATTAATGATAAGAGCGTTATCGTCCGAATCCGGATCGACACAGAAATAGCCGACACGCTCAAATTGAAACCGGTCCCGGGATTTGACCGTTCGCAAAGCAGGCTCAAGCTTGCATTCTTTAAGGACTTCGAGTGAGTTTGGATTCACATTCGCCGTATAATCCTGCCCATCTTCAACATCATCGGGATCAGGTTTTGCGAAGAGATGATCATATAATCGCACCTCGGCATCGATTGCATGACCGGCCGAGACCCAGTGGAGTGTTGCCTTAACCTTGCGTCCATCCGGAGCATTCCCGCCTTTTGTTTCGGGATCGTAGGTACAATGGACCTCGGTGATTTCTCCGGTTTGGGAATCTTTGACAACATCAGTACATTTGATAAAATAGGCATACCGCAGCCGGACTTCACGGCCGGGGGCAAGGCGATAAAACTTTTTAGGCGGCTCCTCCATGAAATCTTCCCGGTCGATATAACAAATACCCGAAAACAGAACCTTTCTTGTCCCCCCCTCGGGGTCTTCCGGATTATTAACCGCCTCGAGTTCTTCCACCTGTCCTTCGGGGTAGTTATCGATTATTACTTTTAACGGACGTAAAACGGCCATATAACGGGGGGCGTGTTTATTGAGTTCCACCCTGAGGCAATGCTCAAGTAAGGCAACATCAACGACACTGTCCCTTTTCGCAACCCCGATACGCTCGCAGAAAGTACGAATCGATTCCGGAGTATATCCCCGCCGCCTGAAACCACTGAGGGTCGGCATCCGGGGATCATCCCACCCATTCACATATCCTTCCCTGACAAGACGGAGCAGCTTCCGTTTGCTCATAACAGTATAGGTAAGATTAAGACGGGCAAATTCTATCTGCTGAGGATGATGAATTCCCAACTGATCCAGGAACCAGTCATACAGCGGGCGGTGATCTTCAAATTCCAGAGAACAGAGTGAATGAGTGACTCCTTCAATGGAATCTTCCAATCCATGGGCCCAGTCATACATGGGATAAATACACCACTCATTGCCGGTTCTGTGGTGTGTCATTTTCTGTATCCGGTACATCACCGGATCCCGCATATTAATATTTGGAGAGGCCATATCTATTTTTGCCCGTAAAACATGAGAACCGTCGGGAAATTCTCCATTTTTCATCTTTTCGAAAAGCTCAAGATTTTCTTCAACCGATCGATTTCTAAAGGGACTCTCCTTCCCCGTCTCGGTTAATGTACCTCGATATTCCCGTATCTGTTCGGCGTTAAGATCATCGACATAGGCGTTGCCTTTCTTGATCAATTCGACAGCCCATTCGTACATCTTACCGAAATAGTCGGAGGCGAAAAAAACACGCTCGCCCCAGTCAAATCCCAGCCAGGCGACATCCTGTTTTATCGAATCAATATATTCCTGTTCTTCTCTTGATGGATTGGTATCATCAAACCTGAGATGGCATTCTCCACCGAATTCTTCGGCCATTCCAAAATCGATACATATTGCCTTTGCATGGCCAATATGCAGATAACCGTTCGGCTCCGGAGGAAAACGGGTTACAACCTTGCCGCCAAAGCGGCCGGATTCATTGTGTTCCTTGATAATAGTCCGAATAAAATTCGAAACAGGTGCATTCTCAAGATTTGCGGCGGTATTCATAAATATGTATCTCTTTCTTTTCAGCTTTTATTTTCTTTTATCCAGGAAATTGCATTATGCATCCTTTTAGCAACCGTCTCTTTTCCCAGTGCCTCGAGCAGTTCGAATAATCCGGGGCCGAAACTTACTCCACTCACTGCAAGACGTGTCGGATGGATCAGTTTTCCACCCGAGACCCCGGCCTTCTCGGCATATTCCCTGAAAATATTCTCGAGGCTCTCCTGCGTGAATATATCGGACGCTTCAATTTTATCGCAAAGCACTTGTAAATGCTTTGCAGCATCGGGTTTAAAATGCTTTTTGGCAGCTTTTTCATCATACCCTTCAGGATCTTTGAAGAAATAAAATGAATTATCGATACAATCGGTAATTTTCTTAGACCGGTCTTTCATCAGAGCGATTACTTGCTCCAGATATTCATCATTTTCATCAGCATTGCGGTCGATAAAGCCCTTTTCTTTCCAGCCTTGTATGATATCACCCTTAATCGACTCTACGGACCGTTGAGCCATATATTGCCCGTTCATCCATTCCAGTTTTTTTTCATCAAATACCGATGCTTTAGGTGATACTCTTTGAAGTGAAAAGGCGGAAAAGATCTCCTCTTTGTTCATTATCTCTCTATCATCACCGGGCGCCCATCCTAAAAGAGAAAGAAAATTAAGCAACGCTTCCGGCAAATATCCTGCCCGGCAATAGTCCAACACCGAAGCCGCACCTTTGCGCTTTGAAAGCTTACCACCGTCGGAGGATAATATCACCGGCATGTGGGCAAATTCGGGAGGAGTCCATCCAAAGGCCTCATACAGCAAGATGTGACGAGGGGTTGAGGCTATCCATTCATCACCCCGTAAAACATGGGAAATTTTCATCAGATGATCATCAACAACATTTGCAAGGTGATAGGTTGGAAACCCATCGGTTTTCAGCAAAACCAGATCATCAAGCTGATCGCTCTCGTAGGTTATCTCACCTCGAACAGCATCGTTAAACACGACAGTTTTACCAAGCGGCACGTTAAGCCGGATAACACAGGGGGTGTTTTTTTCCAGGAGTTTCCGTCGCTCGGATTCCGAAAGGCTCCGGCAATGCCTGTCATATCCGATTTTTTGTTTTTCGGCCTGCTGTTTTTCCCTGACTTTTTGAAGGCGCTCGGGGGAACAGAAACAGGGATAGGCATTACCGCTTTCGACAAGCTGCCCGGCATATTGCTTATAGATATCTCTTCGCTCCGATTGGACATAGGGGCCATAGTCTCCGCCAACATCAGGCCCTTCATCCCACTCGATTCCCAGCCATTTTAGACTGTCGAAGATCTCTTTGCATGCGCTCTCCTGATATCTGCTCTGATCGGTATCTTCGATACGCAGAATAAACACGCCGTTGTTATGCCGCGCAAAGAGATAATTAAACAATGCCGTCCGGGCACCGCCTACATGCAAATAGCCTGTTGGCGAAGGGGCAAAACGTACGCGAATAGTTTTTTCCATTATGTCTCCTCCAGGGCTCCGTAACCATACATATTCCAGTAAGAGATAGAAAATAAGTTCTGGTTGCGCAGCTCACTGAAGGATCAGATGATTATTCGATTGTGCCCGGGCTCAACCCGGTGAAAGACATATTCCGGATGGTTTTCAGGCTGTAAGGTTTATTGCTCCCCTGGTGGGTTCCAGGGGTTGAGGAGATTTCCGATTTGGATCATCATCATCAAGCTTTTTTGTTATATTGATCTGTTCCCGTCGGATTTCTACCTTATCTAAAGTTTCAGTCCGTCCAGACCCCGATCGTGGGTTTTCTGCCTCCGAGGCTCTCTCCCTGTTTCGATCATCGGTATTCCTGCTCGTTTCCGTTTTTTTGTCGGTACCGTCGGTTCGGCCGGAAGTATGCAACTGTGCAGCCCCATCATTGGGTGGTATGGAATCTACCGGCATAAAAGACCTCCCTTGTATAGTAATAATTATACCGGGAAAAGGGCTTTCATGTCAACCCCAATGACCTGATAGACAGGTTTTTATGTGGTTTGTCTTAATAATTAGAGATAGGGGCTTATTTTTCTGTTTTGATCGCAGTAACCACGGCGATAGCCATAATCCCTTCTCCCCGACCATAAGCGGTTAACCGTTCTCCGGAAGTTGCCGTTATTCCAACATCCGAGGGGGTGAGAGAAAATAGTGATGCAATCGATTCTTTCATGGCATCGATATGAGGAGCCAGTTTGGGAATCTTGGCCTCAATCGAAATGGATACATGCACAACAGCGTATTCTTTGAGACATCCCAGCGCCTTTTTGAGATATTTTTTGCTGTCTTTTATCCCCTTTTTCATGCACATTTCATCGGCAACCGCACCCAGAATGTTTACCCCTGTAATGCTCGAAAGCGCATTGGTAAGCGCATGGAGAACAACATCACCATCACTGTTGCCTTGAAGCCCGAAACAATCGGGGATCGTAAACCCTCCCAATACCAGATTTTTGGGAACTTCCAACTGAAAACGATGGGTATCATGTCCAATTCCTGTTTTAATCATGCTTTAAAAATAAGTTTGAGAAATCTCAAAATTCAAACGGCAAGGCTCAAGCCTCCATTCAGGAATCTTCTTTGTTAACAACATGGTTAAGCAGACTGTTAACCCGCATCACCGCACTTTTAATCGAACTGTCAAGAAAATCAAACTGGCCGCTCATTTCCGTACAGATATTTCCCAGAAAAGTCAGCAACTGACTTGTGGCTGCAGAATCCAGATTGAAATATTTGAACTGCCTTTTCTGCTTGTTTAATATCTCAAGCATTTCTTCCAGTGACTCCAGGGATTTAACCGATTTCAGGGAAACCGCAATCTTCTGGGTTTCATCCAGTATTTGCCTGCATTCATGAAGACATTTTCCGGATAACTCATCCCACTTCTTTGAAACCCTTTCGCGAACAATATTTTCCTCATGTTCCACCAATGCCAGCATTATTTCTTCTTTATGCTGATCGGCAACACGCTTTTTTATTTTACCGGTAATTACCCCCACTTCTTCACGGTAAATCCGCTCTTCGAATTCTTTGCGTAATTTCGGTCCCTCCTGATCGAGCAATCGTTTTTTTTCGTTCTCAATTATTCCTTCCAATTCATGCTCTTCGATCCTCCTTCGTTCCCCTA encodes:
- the mtnA gene encoding S-methyl-5-thioribose-1-phosphate isomerase, with translation MPRLKTIEWSDSAVRIVDQTLLPNELSFCTIDNITGIYDAIKTLKVRGAPAIGIAGAYGLYLGMADFPEDRSLSNFITYLEKNVRYLDSARPTAVNLFWALERMSKKAKAMADSSSILEIKQALLQEAHLILDEDKRSCRMIGEHGFGVIKDYASILTHCNAGGLATSEYGTALAPIYIGAEKGKRFLVYADETRPLLQGARITAFELREAGIPVTVICDNMAASVMASGKIDAVVVGADRIAANGDTANKIGTYPLALVARAHNVPFYVAAPSSTFDLSMKTGKEIPIEEREPVEITNGFGKRTVPENVPVYNPAFDVTPFSLITAIITEKGVICPPFDKGIASLLS
- a CDS encoding elongation factor G; its protein translation is MKVYDAKSIRNVCLVSHGGVGKTSLMEAMSHTAKATHKLGKVDNGTSIFDTRPDEKERKMTISAVLGFCEWKDTKINMIDTPGFLDLQGDAKAALRVVETALVLIDAVDGIQVGTEIMSRFIEDNNLPRFFVINGLDRENVDFNKIVNQLKENFGTSVAPLSIPIGSGPEFKGVVNLITRQAYEYTSEGNGAGKKIDIPADMSEKVDKMRSALMESIAESDESLMNSYFEKGELSDDEMKQGLAKGVANNFIYPLLSVCATGNMGADVLLDTIVNLSPSPEVRKEIELTDGQETSKTNCGPSEPTVAFVFKTISEEHVGELNIFRVFSGKAATGQDLANPRRGGAERPGALYIMKGKEKIEASEIGFGDIGGVLKLKDTHTNDTLVAKGSTMYYPPTEFPEPLVSIAISPKSKGDEEKIGVGLNKLQEEDATFTYEFHPDIHQSILSGMGDVHIQIILENLQRRFKVSVDREQPKISYRETITKPVKYVEYTHKKQTGGAGQYARVFIDLEPMERGAGYEFEDKIVGGVIDQPLRPSVDKGVRSKIVEGIIAGYPIVDIKVALVDGKTHPVDSKDIAFQIAGREVFKKAFEMASPILLEPIVDLEVTVPDDYTGDIMGDLSSRRGKISGMEPKGKYQTIHAKVPVSEIATYSQTMRSLTQGRGFYSKTFSHYEPVPPDLTKKIVEKTKQEAEQESA
- a CDS encoding glutamine--tRNA ligase/YqeY domain fusion protein: MNTAANLENAPVSNFIRTIIKEHNESGRFGGKVVTRFPPEPNGYLHIGHAKAICIDFGMAEEFGGECHLRFDDTNPSREEQEYIDSIKQDVAWLGFDWGERVFFASDYFGKMYEWAVELIKKGNAYVDDLNAEQIREYRGTLTETGKESPFRNRSVEENLELFEKMKNGEFPDGSHVLRAKIDMASPNINMRDPVMYRIQKMTHHRTGNEWCIYPMYDWAHGLEDSIEGVTHSLCSLEFEDHRPLYDWFLDQLGIHHPQQIEFARLNLTYTVMSKRKLLRLVREGYVNGWDDPRMPTLSGFRRRGYTPESIRTFCERIGVAKRDSVVDVALLEHCLRVELNKHAPRYMAVLRPLKVIIDNYPEGQVEELEAVNNPEDPEGGTRKVLFSGICYIDREDFMEEPPKKFYRLAPGREVRLRYAYFIKCTDVVKDSQTGEITEVHCTYDPETKGGNAPDGRKVKATLHWVSAGHAIDAEVRLYDHLFAKPDPDDVEDGQDYTANVNPNSLEVLKECKLEPALRTVKSRDRFQFERVGYFCVDPDSDDNALIINRTVTLRDVWARIQKAKGK
- a CDS encoding glutamate--tRNA ligase, whose product is MMEKTIRVRFAPSPTGYLHVGGARTALFNYLFARHNNGVFILRIEDTDQSRYQESACKEIFDSLKWLGIEWDEGPDVGGDYGPYVQSERRDIYKQYAGQLVESGNAYPCFCSPERLQKVREKQQAEKQKIGYDRHCRSLSESERRKLLEKNTPCVIRLNVPLGKTVVFNDAVRGEITYESDQLDDLVLLKTDGFPTYHLANVVDDHLMKISHVLRGDEWIASTPRHILLYEAFGWTPPEFAHMPVILSSDGGKLSKRKGAASVLDYCRAGYLPEALLNFLSLLGWAPGDDREIMNKEEIFSAFSLQRVSPKASVFDEKKLEWMNGQYMAQRSVESIKGDIIQGWKEKGFIDRNADENDEYLEQVIALMKDRSKKITDCIDNSFYFFKDPEGYDEKAAKKHFKPDAAKHLQVLCDKIEASDIFTQESLENIFREYAEKAGVSGGKLIHPTRLAVSGVSFGPGLFELLEALGKETVAKRMHNAISWIKENKS
- a CDS encoding 2-C-methyl-D-erythritol 2,4-cyclodiphosphate synthase, which encodes MKTGIGHDTHRFQLEVPKNLVLGGFTIPDCFGLQGNSDGDVVLHALTNALSSITGVNILGAVADEMCMKKGIKDSKKYLKKALGCLKEYAVVHVSISIEAKIPKLAPHIDAMKESIASLFSLTPSDVGITATSGERLTAYGRGEGIMAIAVVTAIKTEK